A single Pseudomonas sp. HN11 DNA region contains:
- a CDS encoding Fe(3+) dicitrate ABC transporter substrate-binding protein produces MPRSIPTLAACLLALTSSLLSAAPIDLNDGQHAVHLPDAPKRVVVLEFSFLDSLAAVDVTPIGAADDGDANRVLPRVRQAIGQWKSVGLRSQPSIEEIARLKPDLIVADLNRHQALYSDLASIAPTLLLPSRGEDYQGSLKSAELIGKALGKSAQMEARIQKNRENLKAIAQQIPAGASVVFGVAREDSFSVHGPDSYAGSVLEAIGLKVPSVRANAAPTEFISLEQLLALDPGWLLVGHYRRPSIVDSWSKQPLWQVLGAVRNKQVAEVDGDSWARNRGVLASEQIAEDALAILKGGKAVLSP; encoded by the coding sequence ATGCCGCGCTCCATCCCCACCCTTGCCGCCTGCCTCCTGGCGTTGACTTCAAGCCTGCTGAGCGCCGCCCCAATCGACCTCAACGACGGCCAGCATGCGGTGCATTTACCGGACGCGCCCAAGCGTGTGGTGGTGCTGGAGTTTTCCTTTCTCGACAGCCTGGCCGCGGTTGACGTAACGCCCATTGGCGCGGCCGATGATGGCGATGCCAACCGCGTGTTGCCGCGTGTGCGCCAGGCCATCGGCCAATGGAAGTCCGTGGGCCTGCGCTCGCAACCGAGCATCGAGGAAATCGCCCGGCTCAAGCCGGACTTGATCGTTGCCGACCTCAACCGCCACCAGGCGTTGTACAGCGACCTGGCGAGCATCGCGCCGACCCTGTTGCTGCCGTCGCGCGGTGAGGATTACCAGGGCAGCCTGAAATCCGCCGAGCTGATCGGCAAGGCGCTGGGCAAGAGCGCGCAGATGGAAGCGCGGATCCAGAAGAACCGCGAGAACCTCAAAGCCATTGCTCAGCAGATCCCAGCCGGCGCCAGCGTGGTGTTCGGCGTGGCGCGTGAAGACAGTTTCTCCGTGCACGGCCCGGACTCCTATGCCGGCAGTGTGCTCGAAGCCATCGGTTTGAAAGTCCCTTCGGTACGCGCCAATGCCGCGCCCACCGAGTTCATCAGCCTGGAACAACTGCTCGCCCTCGACCCAGGCTGGTTGCTGGTCGGGCATTACCGTCGCCCCAGCATCGTCGACAGCTGGAGCAAGCAGCCGCTGTGGCAAGTGCTTGGTGCGGTGCGTAACAAACAGGTCGCCGAAGTCGACGGCGACAGCTGGGCGCGCAACCGCGGTGTGCTGGCTTCGGAGCAAATCGCTGAAGACGCGCTGGCGATTCTAAAGGGCGGTAAAGCCGTACTGAGCCCATAA